From Paenibacillus sp. PL2-23:
GGAGTATATACGCAAGTTCGGGATACCGATCGAGCCGTTCGGGAATGTCAATGATCACGCGTATTATTATAACGAGAAGGTCGGAGAGCTGTCGGGCCGGAAAGTGAGGAAACGCGAGGCGAAGGCCGATGTTCGCGGCTACGTCAGCGAGATGATGGCGAAGGCTGTGAACCAAAACGCGCTGGACATGCCATTAACCGCCGAGGAGAAGGAGAAACTTGTCGCTTATTTAAGAGCGGAGGGAGGCTTGAATTCGGATTTGTTTTATAAGGGGTCGTCGCGAGGCGGCTACAAGGACGAGCCCGGCGCTCGCCTGGACGCCGGCGTGATCCGTGATCCCTTCAGCCTGAAAGCCATCATCAATTCCGGCTTCGGCAATTTCTTCAGCAGTGAATACGGCTATGATCAGCAGATGATGATGTTCCATCCGGTCGGCGGCATGGATGCCATTCCACTGGCGTTCGAGAAGCGGCTGAAGGGCAAGATTAAATTCCATACCGAGGTTACCGAAATTAAGCAAAGCGACAACGGCGTTACGGTCAGCTGCAAAAATCTCGCTACTGGCGAGACAAGCCAGCTGGAAGGCGAATACTGTATCTGTACGATTCCGCTCTCCGTGCTGAAGAAGATTAAATCCGATTTCTCCCCGGAAATGAAGACTGCTATTGACAGTGTCGGCTATGCCTCCGCGGGCAAAATAGGCTTGCAGTTCAAGCGTCGCTTCTGGGAGGAGGATGAGCAAATCTACGGCGGCAACACGCTGACTAACATGGACATCTCGTCCATCTACTACCCGCCCACCGGCTATATGGAGAAGAAGGGGCTGCTGCTTGGCTATTATTCATTCGGAGGCAACGCGGATACGCTGGGCGCCATGACCTTCCAGCAGCGAGAGGCGCATGCGCTGAAGCAGGGGGCCAAGATTCATCCTCAGTACTACAAGGAATTCGAGGCGTCCTTCTCCGTTGACTGGAAGAAGGTCAAGTATAATGAGGGCGGCTGGGTGTCCTACTCCGGCGATCAGCGCCAGACGCTGTACCCGACCTTGTGCAAGCCTGATCGCCGAGTGTATCTAGCGGGCGAGCATATCAGCTATATCACCGCTTGGATGGCGGGGGCTATCGAATCGGCGCGCGCGGTTGTCACGGATATTAACGAGAGAGTCATGAAGGCTTAGAAGCTCAGCACTAATTCTTATGATGAGAGGTCGTGGAACAATGGAATGGAACCGCAATTTGAAGGTTATACTGGCAACAGCTTTGGTATCGTGCTTCGTCGGAGCTACCGTCTATGCGGCAGCAACTCCGAACAAGCTGCCGCTGACTCCTATTCATGAGCCTGAATTTTATGGAAGCCCGAGCTCGTCCATCTCAAGCGGGGTGGCTGTTCCGGAGGGTGTGGCGACGTTCTCGACAAGCGGTACGGTCCCGCCCATGCTGAACAAGGAGGGCAAGACTGTATATGAGCGATATGGCAATACAGAGAAGCAAGCGGAGGGCGTGCTGCTCAACATCGAGAAGCAGTTGAAGGAGCAGGGGCTGTCGCTCAAGGATGTTGTCTATTTGCGGGTGTACGTGACGCCGGACGCAGCATTAGGAGGGAAGTTTGACTATACGGGCTGGTTCAACGCGTATGGGAAGTTTTTTAATACAAAGGACAATCCAGTGAAGCCAGCTCGCTCAACGGTTGGCGTCGCAAGCCTTGTCAGCTCTGATTGGCTGATTGAGATTGAGGCCGTCGCGGTTTATCCCAAAGGCCATAATAAAGATTAGAGTCTAATGAATCCTATATGAACTCATAGATAAGGGGAGAATGTAGATGCTGCAAAATATAGGCCTTCCCGGTCTGCTCATGATTCTGGTTGTTGTGCTGATAATCTTCGGTCCTTCGAAGCTGCCGGAGCTCGGCAGAGCGGTAGGACGGACGCTTCATGAGTTCAAATCCTCCGCCAAGGAACTCGTCTCTGATACGAAGGAAGAGGTGATCGAAAAGCACGAAACGATCAAGCAGAGCTGAATAAGAGTTTAGATGGAATGAGATAGAAGCAGCTGGGCCTTCCCGCAGAGGGCCGCAGCTGTTTCTTTTTTGCGTGCGGGGGGATTTCTTTTTGCTAATTGGATTGTGTATAGTAGTGGCTACGGATGCATTAACGGGAGGAAGCGGGAAGCATGCTGAAGAGCTGGGGGACCATGAACACGCTAAGGAATCAAATATTTGTGGGATTTATGCTCATAATGGCCATGGTGCTCGCATCGGTAGGCTTCTACGCCTACAATCAAGTTTCGGTTCTGCTGCGCAATAACGCGGAGAAGCATATACAGCAGACGGCAGTTCAGGCAACGGGCAAATTAGACGTTCTTCTGCGGGGTGTCGATACATTCACAGCGGAAATCGCCACAAGTGCAACGGTGCAGAGCATGCTGGAGAGCCGGTTGAACGGCAATGAGATAAGCTTTGAAGCCAGACAGCTGCTCCAGCAAGAGGTGCGCAAGGAAGAGGCGTATATGACGGGCATTCGTTCTGTTGAGCTGTATACGACAGACTTTGAACGTCTGCTGCCGCTGACAGATGTCAATTTATTAAGCAGGGTGCCTACGGAATGGATTTCGCGCGTGAACGCTGCGAGGGGAGATATCGTCTGGCTTGGGCTGGACGAGCAGTTTCCAGGTGTTGTCATTGCGATAAGACAGGTGCGTCTGATTGACCGCTCCTTCTCTCACGGCGGTTATCTGATGGTGCAGATTGAGAAAAGTTATTTTGAGCTGACGGAGGCTATAAATCTGTCTGTTGATGATAACCTTATGAGGGAATCAATGGGGCTTATGGACGGTGAGGGCCGAATTATCGCGTCCGACTTCACCGATGAGGCGTTTGTTGCGGAGCGGCTCCGGGAGGAGGAAGGACAGACGGCCGTATTAAGCGGCGAGGATTATTTTGTCGTGAGGAAGAGCTCAGAGGCGACGGGCTGGAGCATTATCATTCTGACGCCTGTCTCCTATGTGATGGAGGGCATAACGGTGCTCCGGACGGCGATACTTGTGTCTGTTGTGGTAGGCGGCCTGCTGTTCCTGGTCCTGACCTTTATTCTGTCGAATATGATTACAAGACCGCTTCTCCATCTGATCAAAGCGATGCGGGGCGTTCGATTGGGTACGCTTAAGCCAATTCCCGTCACCTCCTCTACGATGGAAATCGACGAGCTTGGCAACACATACAATGGGATGGTCGCGTCGCTGAACGAGCTGATTGAGGTTGTCTACCAGAAGGAAATTATTCAAAGCCGAACCGAGCTGAAGGCGCTGCAAGCGCAGATTAATCCTCACTTTCTGTTCAACACGCTGGAGGCGTTCTATTGGGCGCTGGATGAGAAGGGAGAGGAGGAGCTTGCGCAAGTGGTCCTTGCTATGTCGGGGCTGTTCCGTTATGTGATTAGTCGGGCGGATGAGGATGAATGGGTGACGATTGGCGACGAGCTGGATCATGCGGAGCGGTATTTGAAAATTATGTATATGAGGATGATGGATAGGCTGTCTTGGACGATTGAAGCCGATGAAGGGGTCAGAGGAAAGGCGATTCCGAAGCTGCTTGTGCAGCCGCTTGTGGAGAATGCGATTCTGCACGGCGTGGAGCAGAGACGAGGGCAAGGGAAGGTCGTTCTGAGAGCGGTATCCATGGCGGATCCGGGCTATACGCGAATCGAAGTTTCGGATAACGGACCGGGCATGAGTGAAAGCAAGCTTAGCGCCTTAATGGAAAAGCTGGATGCCGGCTCTGCCGATCATACGGCTTCCAGAGGAACCGGAGTTGGGCTTGCCAACGTTCAAAGAAGATTGAAGCTTTATTATAACCAGGCTGTGGACGGACTACACATTCAGAGCGAGCAAGGCCGGGGAACAACGATGGCCTTTGTCATACCGGATAAGCCGAGAGGGGAGCATAAGCGTTGAAAACGATATTAATCGTCGATGATGAGCCGAGAACGAGGGAAGGGGTTCGGAAAGCGCTGGAGGCATGGTCGGGCGGCAAATACCGAATCGCCGTTGCGGAGAGCGGGGTCGAAGCGCTGGAATGGCTGCGGCATAACGAAGCGAATTTGCTTGTGACTGATGTGCGGATGCCGGAGATGGGGGGACTGGATTTGGTAGAGGAGGTCAGCTCGTTCCCTCATCCTCCAGTTACGATCATTATTTCAGGGCATCCGGAATTTGATTACGCCAAGAGGGCGCTTCAATTCGGCGTAGTGGAATATCTCGTCAAGCCGCTGGACAAGTCTAAGCTTGTTCAGGCAGTTGAGCTGGCGCTGCAGCGGGAAGAGGAGCTGAATCAGATCGGCCGCATGAAGAAGCTTGTAGATACGAAGCTGCTGGAAACCTTCCAGAATAATAAAATCTACAGTCCTCCCGTGGAGGAAGGCATTCGATATATCGAGGAGCACTTGGGGGAGCCGCTCTCCATGAAAGAGGCTGCTGAACAGCTTCATATGAACGCAAGCTATTTCAGCGTATTGTTCAAGGAGCAGACGGGCCTGTCCTTCACCGAATACGTAACTCGGCGAAGAATACAGCGAGCGAAGGAGCTGCTTGGCGGAACGGGATTGTCTATCGGGGAAATCGCGGAGCGCGTTGGCTATCAGACGGACAAATATTTTGTGAAGGTATTCCGAACCTTGGAGGGAATGAGTCCTGGCCAGTATCGGAAGCATGTCTCCGCACCCGGAGAGACAATCCAATAAAAGTGGTACGATTCCCAATGGCTATGACCTTATCGCTGTGTAGGCAGGTTGCTACAATGTACATGTGAGAGGAATTCCTTAACCTATCAGCAGAAAAGGGGATGTAAACGTGTTCAAGAAAAAGTGGGCAACATGGATGCTGTCTCTCAGTCTTGCAATTGTTGCAGCCGGCTGCGGCAGCAACGCAAGCGATGGAGGCGAGGGCAATGGCTCAGCTAACGGGGGCAGCAATGTAAGCGGTGACAAGGTGACGGTCAGCTTCATGCATTTATGGCCGGAGGGTGTGTCTGCAGGGCAGAACAGAATTGTGAATCAAATTATCGATGAATACCAAACGGATAATCCGAACGTTACGATCAAGCAGGAAGTGCTGGATAATGAGCAATATAAAAATAAGCTGAAGGTGCTCTCCGCTTCAAACCAGCTGCCGGATGTAGGCGTTACCTGGGCTGCTGGCTTCATGCAGCCTTATGTGGAGGGTGAGCTCTTCACGCCGATTGATGATCTGCTAAGCGGCGAGCTGAACGGAAAATTCGTGGCGGGTACGACGGAGGCTTATGCGATGAACGGCAACACATACGCTCTTCCGCTTGAGTTCAATATCGCGCCGGTCTATTACAACAAGGCGATCTTCGAGCAATACGGGCTTGAGGCTCCTGCAACCTATGAGGAATT
This genomic window contains:
- a CDS encoding sensor histidine kinase; this translates as MLKSWGTMNTLRNQIFVGFMLIMAMVLASVGFYAYNQVSVLLRNNAEKHIQQTAVQATGKLDVLLRGVDTFTAEIATSATVQSMLESRLNGNEISFEARQLLQQEVRKEEAYMTGIRSVELYTTDFERLLPLTDVNLLSRVPTEWISRVNAARGDIVWLGLDEQFPGVVIAIRQVRLIDRSFSHGGYLMVQIEKSYFELTEAINLSVDDNLMRESMGLMDGEGRIIASDFTDEAFVAERLREEEGQTAVLSGEDYFVVRKSSEATGWSIIILTPVSYVMEGITVLRTAILVSVVVGGLLFLVLTFILSNMITRPLLHLIKAMRGVRLGTLKPIPVTSSTMEIDELGNTYNGMVASLNELIEVVYQKEIIQSRTELKALQAQINPHFLFNTLEAFYWALDEKGEEELAQVVLAMSGLFRYVISRADEDEWVTIGDELDHAERYLKIMYMRMMDRLSWTIEADEGVRGKAIPKLLVQPLVENAILHGVEQRRGQGKVVLRAVSMADPGYTRIEVSDNGPGMSESKLSALMEKLDAGSADHTASRGTGVGLANVQRRLKLYYNQAVDGLHIQSEQGRGTTMAFVIPDKPRGEHKR
- a CDS encoding twin-arginine translocase TatA/TatE family subunit; translated protein: MLQNIGLPGLLMILVVVLIIFGPSKLPELGRAVGRTLHEFKSSAKELVSDTKEEVIEKHETIKQS
- a CDS encoding response regulator, with product MKTILIVDDEPRTREGVRKALEAWSGGKYRIAVAESGVEALEWLRHNEANLLVTDVRMPEMGGLDLVEEVSSFPHPPVTIIISGHPEFDYAKRALQFGVVEYLVKPLDKSKLVQAVELALQREEELNQIGRMKKLVDTKLLETFQNNKIYSPPVEEGIRYIEEHLGEPLSMKEAAEQLHMNASYFSVLFKEQTGLSFTEYVTRRRIQRAKELLGGTGLSIGEIAERVGYQTDKYFVKVFRTLEGMSPGQYRKHVSAPGETIQ
- a CDS encoding RidA family protein; translated protein: MEWNRNLKVILATALVSCFVGATVYAAATPNKLPLTPIHEPEFYGSPSSSISSGVAVPEGVATFSTSGTVPPMLNKEGKTVYERYGNTEKQAEGVLLNIEKQLKEQGLSLKDVVYLRVYVTPDAALGGKFDYTGWFNAYGKFFNTKDNPVKPARSTVGVASLVSSDWLIEIEAVAVYPKGHNKD
- a CDS encoding FAD-dependent oxidoreductase, whose translation is MESTKTPEMSRRQFLSTVGKLGGGAAVFSVMGTMGLLSPETLKAADFTPPDKNELSMTNRNGKKIIILGAGIAGMTAAYELGLAGYDCTILEARARSGGRAWTVRRGTTVAEIGAAKQVARFDNGLYFNAGPMRIPQFHVTMEYIRKFGIPIEPFGNVNDHAYYYNEKVGELSGRKVRKREAKADVRGYVSEMMAKAVNQNALDMPLTAEEKEKLVAYLRAEGGLNSDLFYKGSSRGGYKDEPGARLDAGVIRDPFSLKAIINSGFGNFFSSEYGYDQQMMMFHPVGGMDAIPLAFEKRLKGKIKFHTEVTEIKQSDNGVTVSCKNLATGETSQLEGEYCICTIPLSVLKKIKSDFSPEMKTAIDSVGYASAGKIGLQFKRRFWEEDEQIYGGNTLTNMDISSIYYPPTGYMEKKGLLLGYYSFGGNADTLGAMTFQQREAHALKQGAKIHPQYYKEFEASFSVDWKKVKYNEGGWVSYSGDQRQTLYPTLCKPDRRVYLAGEHISYITAWMAGAIESARAVVTDINERVMKA